The Schizosaccharomyces pombe strain 972h- genome assembly, chromosome: I genome contains a region encoding:
- a CDS encoding L-asparaginase: MWRSIISFLFFSVALCQPFLFQKRSSNISDFISFNASLPNVTIFAMGGTIAGYASSSTETVDYAAGSVGIATLVDAVPAIKNFSNIRGVQVTNVGSEELTPANVLNLTQLILAEVAKPDVHGIVVTHGTDSLEETAMFLDMTVNTTKPIVVVGAMRPSTAISADGPMNLLNAVVVAASNRSIGRGTMILLNDRIGSAFYTTKTNGNMLDTFKSYEAGFLGMILDQRPHFFYSPATPTGKVHFDVSNTTELPAVEILYGYQGLNPNLAKAAVDLGAKGLVLAGMGAASWTDPGNEVIDGLISNQSIPVVYSHRTMDGFSDYYYNGIPSYFQNPQKARYMLMLSINAGYSIQNITDIFSLEY, encoded by the coding sequence ATGTGGAGATCAATAATCAGTTTTCTATTCTTTTCTGTGGCATTATGTCAgccatttttgtttcagAAGCGCTCTTCTAATATTTCGGActtcatttcatttaacGCCTCACTTCCCAATGTTACGATTTTTGCAATGGGAGGAACTATCGCTGGATATGCTTCATCCAGCACTGAAACAGTTGACTATGCCGCTGGCTCTGTAGGAATAGCAACACTGGTTGATGCAGTTCCTGCTATCAAGaacttttcaaacattCGTGGAGTCCAAGTTACTAATGTTGGCAGTGAAGAACTGACACCTGCTAACGTTTTGAATCTTACTCAGTTGATTCTAGCCGAAGTTGCCAAACCCGATGTTCATGGTATTGTTGTTACACATGGTACAGATTCACTTGAAGAAACCGCGATGTTTTTGGACATGACTGTCAATACTACAAAGCCCATTGTAGTTGTTGGAGCAATGAGACCTTCTACTGCAATTAGCGCTGATGGCCCTATGAACTTGTTAAATGCTGTAGTGGTAGCGGCCTCTAATCGATCTATTGGTCGCGGTACTATGATCTTATTAAATGATCGTATTGGATCTGCCTTTTATACTACAAAGACAAATGGAAATATGCTTGATACCTTCAAGTCATATGAGGCAGGATTCCTTGGTATGATTCTTGATCAAAGACCACATTTCTTCTATAGCCCTGCTACACCAACTGGTAAAGTTCATTTTGACGTTAGCAACACTACTGAATTACCAGCAgttgaaattttgtatGGATATCAGGGACTGAATCCTAACTTGGCAAAGGCTGCAGTAGATCTGGGAGCCAAAGGTTTAGTCTTAGCTGGCATGGGTGCAGCTTCCTGGACGGATCCTGGTAATGAAGTGATTGATGGATTGATTAGTAACCAAAGTATTCCGGTTGTGTACAGCCACAGAACAATGGATGGATTTTCTGACTATTATTACAACGGAATTCCTTCttatttccaaaatccGCAAAAAGCTAGATATATGCTTATGCTTTCCATCAACGCTGGCTATTCCATTCAAAACATTACTGATATATTCAGCCTTGAGTATtag
- the gdt1 gene encoding GDT1-like protein, which produces MINVESPLNLETTLGSLQFSHGSVQNIGMSISMIIGCELGDKSFIVTALLAYQYGRASVFFGSYLALFFMTSFAVLVGRAAPFLFPKSITHILGGTLFLIFGVKMLKESKEVRESQQSLENEFDKVEKIIVNEEDMKKTLELGLPASNRSSSTLKDKFFKVFSMSCFKNLFSKKFSRAFIKAFALIFVSELGDRSQIATIVMSAKEKVLDVFIGVNIGHMLCTMVAVIVGRYISNKIEMYKVLFFGGIVFMIFGILYIFQGF; this is translated from the coding sequence ATGATTAATGTTGAAAGTCCCTTAAATTTGGAAACTACTTTAGGCAGTTTGCAGTTTAGTCATGGTTCCGTTCAAAACATTGGAATGTCAATATCAATGATCATAGGCTGTGAGCTTGGAGATAAATCTTTCATCGTTACTGCTCTGTTGGCATACCAATATGGACGGGCATCCgttttttttggttcaTATTTggctcttttttttatgactTCGTTTGCTGTGTTAGTTGGGCGTGCTGCCCCTTTTCTGTTCCCTAAATCGATAACACATATTCTTGGTGGAACACTATTCTTGATATTTGGGGTAAAAATGCTGAAAGAGAGTAAAGAGGTCAGAGAAAGTCAACAGTCtcttgaaaatgaatttgacAAAGtcgaaaaaattattgtaaACGAAGAagatatgaaaaaaacattagAATTGGGATTACCAGCCAGCAATAGAAGCAGCTCTACGCTTAAagacaaatttttcaaagtcTTTAGTATGAgctgttttaaaaatctgttttcgaaaaaattttccCGGGCTTTCATAAAAGCTTTCGCACTAATTTTTGTTAGTGAGTTGGGGGATCGTTCTCAAATTGCTACCATTGTTATGTCGGCAAAGGAGAAGGTGCTTGATGTTTTCATTGGGGTGAATATTGGTCATATGCTGTGTACAATGGTAGCGGTGATTGTCGGAAGATACatatcaaataaaatcgAAATGTATAAGGTACTGTTCTTTGGAGGGATTGTATTCATGATTTTTGGGATACTGTACATTTTTCAAGGcttttga
- a CDS encoding isomerase, whose product MSIKLGYLFKLPSYKTSSISPEVIVDLEKFLNLCEGSCSQCNTPFCVDVGPRNAIIQLPNGADVLNLNPNFQAIFECCSKNSLTGVQIFGMYNDGTYELRSFCPVHGVNEDPANGSGAGSVGVFFALNNPSIISSDFAHLLFNQGKILGRNALIRVAIKLSANGLYDIHVGGGSKICISGTAEI is encoded by the coding sequence ATGTCAATCAAACTTGGatatcttttcaaattaccGAGTTATAAGACTTCAAGTATCTCACCAGAAGTAATAGtagatttggaaaaatttttgaatttatgtGAAGGTTCATGTTCACAATGCAATACTCCTTTTTGTGTAGATGTTGGTCCAAGGAATGCTATAATTCAACTACCTAACGGTGCTGATGTTTTGAACTTGAATCCTAATTTTCAAGCTATTTTTGAGTGctgttcaaaaaattcgttGACTGGCGtccaaatttttggaatgtATAACGACGGGACATACGAACTTAGAAGTTTTTGTCCTGTTCATGGGGTAAATGAAGATCCTGCTAATGGGAGTGGAGCTGGATCAGTTGGTGTATTTTTCGCCCTCAATAATCCATCAATAATCTCTTCCGATTTCGctcatttattatttaatcaaGGAAAGATATTAGGCAGAAATGCTTTAATTCGAGTAGCTATCAAGTTGTCTGCAAACGGATTATACGATATTCATGTTGGTGGCGGATCCAAAATCTGCATTTCTGGAACTGCAGAAAtctga
- a CDS encoding hydroxyacid dehydrogenase, whose amino-acid sequence MRIAFFSAQPYEKEPFEKVNENYKHEIDYHESILNKKTAVLAEKAPVVCVFVNDKVDADTLKVLAKNGTKLIALRCAGFNNVDLKAAADNGITVVRVPAYSPYAVAEYTIGLLLSLNRKIHRAYVRVREDDFNLNGLLGHDLHGKTIGLLGTGRIGGLVAKCLKLGFGCEVLAHDIKPNKELEKFGIQFVEQQEVLAKADFLCLHCPLTPDTEHLVDEKLLASMKKGVKIINTSRGGLVDTKALVKAIESGQVGGCAMDVYEGERRLFYRDLSNEVIKDTTFQQLANFPNVLVTSHQAFFTAEALSAIAHTTLKNVSDFASQNNDPSVIVKN is encoded by the coding sequence atgCGTATCGCTTTTTTTAGTGCTCAGCCATATGAAAAAGAACCATTTGAAAaggtaaatgaaaattacaAACATGAAATTGACTACCATGAATCAATATTGAATAAGAAAACAGCTGTCCTCGCAGAAAAAGCACCTGTTGTATGTGTTTTTGTCAATGACAAAGTGGACGCTGATACACTAAAAGTGTTAGCTAAAAATGGTACCAAGCTGATTGCTCTTCGTTGTGCTGGTTTCAATAATGTTGATTTAAAAGCGGCTGCTGATAATGGAATTACCGTCGTTCGTGTTCCTGCTTATTCTCCTTACGCAGTAGCGGAATACACGATTGGTCTCTTATTGTCACTTAACCGAAAAATTCATCGTGCGTATGTTCGAGTGCGCGAAGATGACTTCAATCTTAATGGCCTTCTCGGTCACGACTTGCATGGCAAGACAATAGGATTACTGGGTACGGGACGCATTGGAGGACTAGTTGCAAAGTGCCTAAAGTTGGGATTTGGGTGTGAAGTTTTAGCTCATGATATCAAACCCAATAAAGAGTTGGAGAAATTTGGAATTCAGTTTGTTGAACAACAGGAGGTTTTAGCAAAGGCCGACTTTTTGTGCTTACACTGTCCATTGACACCAGATACCGAACACTTGGTAGACGAGAAATTGTTAGCTTCTATGAAGAAAGGAGtcaaaataattaacaCAAGCCGCGGTGGCTTGGTGGATACGAAAGCGCTCGTTAAGGCAATCGAGAGCGGCCAAGTAGGGGGCTGTGCTATGGACGTTTATGAGGGAGAAAGACGCTTATTCTATAGAGATCTGTCCAACGAGGTCATCAAAGATACTACTTTTCAACAACTGGCAAATTTTCCAAACGTTTTAGTGACTTCTCACCAGGCCTTTTTCACTGCGGAGGCACTTTCTGCGATTGCACACACAACTTTAAAGAATGTCTCAGACTTTGCATCGCAAAACAATGATCCATCTGTTATCGtcaagaattaa
- a CDS encoding L-lactate dehydrogenase → MTAGSKVFSNDSVRSSSFKSIKIVIVGAGNVGSTTAFTLLLSGLAAEIVIIDLNKKKAEGEAMDLNHAAPLSHETRVYLGDYKDCKDATAVVITAGKNQKPGETRMDLLKANISIFKEILREVTKYTKDAILLVATNPVDVLTYATLKLTGFPAERVIGSGTIIDTARFQYLIGKLYGLDPQSVNADIIGEHGDSELAVWSHASIAGLSLADFCEESETKYDEQALNECFKETKNAAYDIIQRKGSTEYGVAAGLVRILAAIIRDENALLTVSGLDSYSNIGDVCFSMPRKLNKDGAHRIINAKLSKDEDAKLVESVKSIKHAIESIGLN, encoded by the exons ATGACCGCTGGTTCTAAAGTGTTTAGCAACGATTCTGTTCGTTCATCAAGTTTCAAG TCAATTAAAATTGTGATTGTTGGTGCTGGAAATGTGGGTTCAACTACTGCTTTTACACTACTACTAAGTGGATTAGCTGCTGAAATCGTAATCATTGACttgaacaaaaagaaagcagAAGGTGAAGCTATGGACTTGAATCATGCAGCTCCACTTTCCCATGAGACTCGCGTATATTTGGGTGACTATAAAGATTGTAAGGACGCAACGGCAGTTGTAATTACAGCTGGAAAGAATCAAAAGCCAGGTGAAACAAGAATGGATCTACTTAAAGCAAATATTTCCATCTTTAAGGAAATCCTTAGAGAAGTCACTAAATATACAAAAGATGCCATCCTCTTAGTTGCAACCAACCCTGTGGATGTACTTACTTACGCTACATTAAAACTCACAGGATTCCCAGCTGAACGAGTCATAGGATCCGGAACAATTATTGATACTGCACGATTCCAATATCTTATCGGAAAGTTATATGGCCTTGATCCTCAAAGTGTAAATGCCGATATCATTGGAGAGCATGGGGATTCCGAATTGGCTGTATGGTCCCACGCCAGTATTGCAGGACTTTCACTTGCAGATTTCTGTGAAGAATCTGAGACGAAGTATGATGAACAAGCATTGAATGAATGctttaaagaaacaaaaaatgccGCTTATGATattattcaaagaaaaggatCCACGGAATATGGCGTTGCTGCAGGTCTCGTTCGTATTCTAGCTGCAATTATACGGGATGAAAATGCACTATTGACAGTATCTGGATTAGATTCTTACTCAAACATTGGTGATGTTTGCTTTAGTATGCCAAGAAAGCTAAACAAAGATGGTGCTCATCGCATAATTAATGCAAAGCTTTCCAAAGACGAGGATGCCAAGCTTGTAGAATCCGTGAAAAGCATCAAGCATGCTATTGAATCGATTGGtttaaattga
- the pdc102 gene encoding pyruvate decarboxylase — MKDNQQAVQLQQPTTIGHYLAVRLAQAGVKHHFVVPGDYNLGLLDKLQYNNYLEEVNCANELNCAFAAEGYARANGIAACVVTYSVGAFTAFDGIGGAYAEDLPVILISGSPNTNDIGSSHLLHHTLGTHDFSYQYEMAKKITCAAVSIQRPTEAPRLIDYAIKMALLKKKPVYIEVPTNVASQPCAAPGPASLITEPETSNQEYLQMAVDISAKIVNGKQKPVLLAGPKLRSFKAESAFLELANSLNCSVAVMPNAKSFFPESHPNYAGIYWGQASTLGAESIINWSDCIICAGTTFTDYSSNGWTSLPPKANVLHVDVDRVTVSDAEFGGVLLRDFLHELAKKVKANNASVVEYKRIRPESLEIPMENPKAALNRKEIIRQVQNLVNQETTLFVDTGDSWFGGMRITLPEKARFEIEMQWGHIGWSVPSAFGYAIGAPKRNVVVFVGDGSFQETVQEVSQMVRLNLPIIMFLINNRGYTIEVEIHDGPYNRIKNWDYAAIVEAFNAGEGHAKGFRVGNGHELAEAIRQAKENSQGPTLIECNIDQDDCSKELINWGHNVGAANGKPPAKE; from the coding sequence ATGAAAGATAATCAGCAAGCAGTTCAGTTACAACAGCCAACAACAATTGGACACTACTTGGCCGTTCGGTTAGCACAAGCTGGCGTAAAGCATCATTTTGTGGTTCCCGGTGACTATAATCTTGGGTTACTTGACAAGCTACAATACAACAATTATCTTGAAGAGGTAAACTGTGCAAATGAGCTTAACTGTGCTTTTGCTGCCGAAGGATATGCACGTGCCAACGGTATCGCTGCGTGTGTTGTTACCTATAGTGTAGGAGCTTTCACCGCGTTTGATGGGATTGGAGGTGCATACGCTGAAGACCTTCCTGTAATTTTGATTAGTGGATCTCCAAACACAAACGATATAGGATCGTCTCATTTATTGCATCATACTTTGGGAACCCATGACTTTAGCTATCAATATGAGATGGCCAAGAAAATTACTTGTGCTGCGGTATCTATTCAAAGGCCGACTGAGGCACCTCGACTAATTGACTATGCAATTAAAATGgctttattgaaaaagaagcctGTTTACATTGAAGTTCCTACGAATGTTGCTTCTCAACCTTGTGCAGCGCCGGGACCAGCCAGCTTGATTACCGAGCCTGAAACCAGCAATCAAGAATATTTGCAAATGGCCGTTGACATTAGCGCCAAAATCGTAAATGGAAAGCAAAAGCCCGTATTGTTGGCCGGACCTAAACTTCGAAGCTTTAAAGCTGAGAGCGCATTCTTGGAGTTGGCGAATTCGTTGAACTGCTCTGTTGCAGTCATGCCAAACGCCAAAAGCTTTTTCCCTGAATCTCATCCAAATTATGCGGGAATTTATTGGGGACAGGCAAGCACACTAGGTGCTGAATCCATTATCAACTGGTCGGATTGTATCATTTGCGCTGGAACAACATTTACTGATTATAGCTCAAATGGATGGACTTCGCTACCACCGAAGGCCAATGTGTTACATGTTGATGTTGATCGTGTAACTGTTTCTGATGCCGAATTTGGTGGAGTTTTGTTAAGGGATTTCCTTCATGAACTAGCAAAAAAGGTGAAAGCAAACAATGCAAGTGTTGTTGAGTACAAACGTATACGGCCAGAATCACTTGAAATACCTATGGAAAACCCCAAGGCTGCACTCAATCGAAAAGAGATTATTCGCCAGGTTCAAAACCTCGTTAATCAGGAAACAACTCTATTCGTTGATACTGGTGATTCTTGGTTTGGAGGAATGAGAATAACTCTGCCAGAAAAAGCGAGATTTGAAATAGAAATGCAATGGGGTCACATTGGATGGTCCGTGCCATCTGCATTTGGATACGCTATCGGAGCACCTAAGCGCAATGTGGTAGTTTTCGTTGGAGATGGATCATTTCAAGAAACTGTACAAGAAGTGTCGCAAATGGTTCGACTAAATTTACCAATCATCATGTTTTTAATCAACAACAGAGGATATACTATTGAAGTTGAAATTCACGATGGTCCTTATAACCGTATTAAAAACTGGGATTATGCAGCAATTGTTGAAGCATTCAATGCTGGAGAAGGTCATGCCAAAGGATTCCGTGTTGGAAATGGACATGAGCTAGCTGAAGCAATTCGACAAGCTAAAGAAAATTCCCAAGGGCCAACCCTCATTGAGTGCAATATTGACCAAGACGACTGTAGTAAAGAACTAATCAACTGGGGTCATAACGTTGGAGCAGCTAACGGAAAGCCACCTGCTAAAGAGTAA
- a CDS encoding aldo/keto reductase family protein : MSFGKKEYWEDWVLEEEDEVFKIMKAAYDAGIRTFDTANIYSAGVSEELVGKFIRKYEIPRSSIVIMSKCFSPVRKDLIKLYMDLSSRGVQLHDSPELANQCGLSRKHIFDAVQDSVKRLGTYIDVLQIHRYDPHVSAEEVMRALNDVVESGKVRYIGASTMRYYQFIELQNTAEKHGWHKFISMQNYHNLLYREEEREMIPYCQKTGVGLIPWSPLARGLLTRSIDANEETIRSKTDLYTRALEFGAGYKAILSRVEELAKKYNVSMATLATAWSLHKGDYPIVGISKVERLQDALASVTLKLNEEDIKYLEEPYCPVPIQGEI, from the coding sequence ATGAGTTTtggtaaaaaagaatattggGAAGACTGGGTgcttgaagaagaagatgaggttttcaaaataatgaagGCTGCTTACGATGCTGGAATTCGTACATTTGACACAGCAAACATTTATTCAGCTGGGGTGTCAGAAGAATTGGTTGGAAAGTTTATACGTAAATACGAGATTCCTCGTAGCAGCATAGTTATTATGTCGAAATGCTTTTCCCCAGTCAGAAAAGAtttgattaaattatatatgGATCTATCAAGCCGCGGTGTTCAACTTCATGATTCCCCAGAACTTGCAAACCAATGTGGTCTTTCTcgaaaacatatttttgatGCAGTACAGGATTCAGTAAAGAGATTGGGAACGTATATTGATGTTTTACAAATCCATCGTTATGACCCTCATGTTTCAGCTGAAGAAGTAATGCGTGCATTGAACGATGTCGTTGAGTCTGGAAAGGTTAGATACATTGGAGCTAGCACAATGAGATACTACCAGTTTATCGAATTACAAAACACAGCCGAGAAACATGGTTGGCACAAGTTCATATCGATGCAGAACTATCATAACTTACTATATCGTGAAGAAGAGAGAGAAATGATCCCATATTGTCAAAAGACAGGGGTCGGATTGATTCCTTGGTCTCCTTTAGCTAGGGGTCTTTTGACAAGATCCATTGACGCAAATGAAGAAACTATTAGATCCAAGACAGACTTGTATACGAGGGCTTTGGAATTTGGGGCGGGTTACAAAGCAATATTGAGTCGTGTGGAAGAGTTGGCAAAGAAGTATAACGTCTCCATGGCTACCTTAGCTACAGCTTGGTCGCTACATAAAGGTGATTACCCAATTGTTGGTATTTCTAAAGTGGAGAGACTCCAAGACGCTTTAGCTTCTGTTACACTTAAActaaatgaagaagatatAAAATATCTTGAGGAGCCATACTGCCCAGTTCCTATCCAAGGGgaaatataa
- a CDS encoding transporter has translation MKEESILKKCDSSSIKHVPSTPLETNCPDKYNPKTWPIRLKVRNVIVISSMTFLNQYGDSVFAPSISNIAEQFHASRTLVTLGATLYTLGILFGNLIFAPLSEQFGRRPIYLIGYSVFALLQIPIALSVNLAMFLVFRFFSGLFGSVGLSNGSGSLADLFEKKDRGKYMVIYFTVLSIGPGIAPIISGFISQSSIGWQWEFWILLILSGFNLFWAFLLLKETYPPVLNRKKFEKYGEIGENEPVALRLTGKQLLIKLLILLSMKKPISILLSQPILICVACTIGSIYGMINLVLIAFSEVWKSSYDFSPGISGLMYISITLGLFSAVFIAMPINQKFYSYLVKRNGGEGEPEFRLPMGFIGITLFEIGILLFGWTARYKIFWFVPTIGSAIMGGGYIMTSNPLNMYVVDSYGIYSASASAGVKIFQLLLGAIFPLFAESLFRRLNYGWGCTLLAFILLACGCSLPILFKYGKQIRNLRPFDPSKY, from the coding sequence ATGAAAGAAGagtcaattttaaaaaaatgcgaTTCAAGTTCCATAAAACACGTGCCATCAACCCCTCTAGAGACAAACTGTCCAGACAAATATAACCCTAAAACATGGCCTATTCGTTTAAAGGTACGAAATGTCATTGTTATTTCATCAATGacttttttgaatcaaTACGGTGATAGTGTCTTTGCGCCAAGTATTTCCAATATTGCAGAGCAATTTCATGCTTCGCGAACCTTGGTCACTCTAGGAGCCACACTTTATACATTAGGGATattatttggaaatttaatatttgctCCACTTAGTGAACAGTTTGGAAGAAGAcctatatatttaattggTTATAGCGTATTTGCACTTCTTCAGATTCCCATTGCTCTGTCAGTAAATTTGGCAATGTTTTTAgtatttcgttttttttctggACTTTTCGGATCCGTTGGTTTATCAAATGGATCTGGCTCACTGGCTGAtctgtttgaaaaaaaagatcgAGGAAAATATATGgtgatttattttaccGTTCTCTCGATTGGACCAGGAATTGCGCCTATAATTTCTGGGTTTATTAGCCAAAGTTCAATTGGTTGGCAATGGGAGTTTTGGattctattaattttatcagggttcaatttattttgggCCTTTTTATTACTAAAGGAAACATATCCCCCTGTTCTCAATCGcaagaaatttgaaaaatacgGCGAAATAGGAGAAAATGAACCAGTAGCGTTGCGTCTCACAGGTAAGCAACTGCttataaaattgttaattttattgaGTATGAAAAAGCcaatttctattttactTTCCCAACCCATTTTAATATGTGTAGCCTGTACCATTGGTTCTATATATGGAATGATAAACTTGGTGCTTATAGCTTTTTCCGAAGTTTGGAAATCTTCATATGATTTCAGTCCTGGGATTAGTGGTTTGATGTACATATCCATTACCCTTGGACTTTTTTCAGCAGTTTTCATTGCCATGCCTATCaaccaaaagttttattcATATCTGGTAAAGCGAAATGGTGGTGAAGGTGAACCTGAATTTCGACTTCCTATGGGTTTTATTGGAATCacactttttgaaataggaattttacttttcgGTTGGACTGCAAGATATaagattttttggtttgtgCCAACAATTGGATCAGCCATTATGGGTGGTGGGTACATTATGACTTCCAATCCCTTAAACATGTATGTGGTAGATTCATATGGAATTTACTCAGCCAGTGCGTCAGCGGgtgtaaaaatatttcaactATTATTAGGAGCCATCTTTCCATTATTTGCTGAAAGTCTATTTCGTCGACTGAACTACGGATGGGGGTGTACTTTACTTgcctttattttattagcTTGTGGCTGTAGTCTTCCAATCTTATTCAAGTATGGAAAACAAATTAGAAATCTACGACCATTTGACCCCTCAAAATACTAG
- a CDS encoding methyltransferase produces the protein MNLLQLGKLHENVLDAGCEPNRNARYLASLGYKVVGIDISERAISKAIDKTSSEKSNVNFNQRDFSRLNEFKGHFDTVIDIGCFHSILNSDHEPYTASLSHICHSDSSVFLRAFSETNKSRYRRWQGHKRYSLALKRNNVKKLSL, from the coding sequence ATGAATCTTTTACAACTGGGGAAATTACATGAGAATGTATTAGATGCCGGTTGTGAGCCAAATAGAAATGCTAGATATTTAGCCAGTCTTGGATATAAAGTCGTGGGTATTGATATTTCCGAAAGGGCTATTTCTAAAGCAATCGATAAAACATCTAGtgaaaaaagtaatgtCAACTTTAATCAACGCGATTTTTCAAGATTAAATGAATTCAAGGGGCATTTCGACACTGTGATTGACATTGGttgttttcattcaattctAAATAGTGATCATGAGCCATACACAGCTTCGTTAAGTCATATATGTCACTCTGATAGCTCCGTTTTCCTAAGAGCGTTTAGCgaaacaaacaaatcaCGTTATAGACGGTGGCAGGGCCATAAAAGGTATTCCCTCgctttaaaaagaaacaatgTCAAAAAGCTTTCTTTATAA
- the ftm3 gene encoding transmembrane helix domain-containing protein translates to MALLKKINTQVNRIMKNSSLVQNICFDRVPLFIPRLSLTVKYCLAVKLLIYLLYCWYIYSEVPSASSKFRSFTFGCVVVYHNKFFPRFIRTHSINSIRTFSKFQVIILFSIEKVTRSESKNHSYSKTDISDLHQGYNNPPSRFISR, encoded by the coding sequence ATGgcattgttaaaaaaaataaacactCAAGTGAATAGAATTATGAAGAATTCGAGTCTagttcaaaatatttgttttgacAGAGTCCCTCTATTTATACCAAGACTAAGCCTCACAGTGAAATATTGTCTAGCAGTAAAATTGctgatttatttattatattgttGGTACATTTACTCGGAAGTACCATCGGCTTCATCTAAATTCCGATCCTTTACATTTGGATGCGTCGTAGTATATcataacaaattttttcctcGTTTCATTAGAACTCACTCCATTAACTCCATTAGAACGTTTTCTAAATTTCAAGTCATTATACTTTTCTCTATTGAGAAAGTCACTAGGTCAGAAAGCAAGAATCATTCTTACTCGAAAACCGATATTAGTGATCTGCACCAGGGCTATAATAATCCACCATCAAGATTCATATCACGATAA